In the Pseudomonas sp. ADAK2 genome, one interval contains:
- the mtnA gene encoding S-methyl-5-thioribose-1-phosphate isomerase, with product MRDRLLAAEKVKAIDWRDGALYLLDQRILPFEETWIAYTSAAGVAEAIRSMVVRGAPAIGISAAYAMVLSARARIAEGGDWQAAWEEDYALLADSRPTAVNLFWALSRMRDRLDRLKGDADPLAALEAEAMAIHESDREANLTMAQLGVDLIRKHQGNAQAILTHCNTGALATGGFGTALGVIRGAFIEGMVERVYADETRPWLQGSRLTAWELANEGIPVTLNADSAAAHIMKTKGITWVIVGADRITANGDVANKIGTYQLAVSAMHHGVRFMVVAPSSTIDMSLASGDDIPIEERAGSELLDVGGKRVGADVEAFNPVFDVTPADLIDAIVTEKGIVERPDTAKMAQLMCRKRLH from the coding sequence ATGCGCGATCGACTGTTGGCTGCGGAGAAGGTAAAGGCCATCGATTGGCGTGATGGCGCCCTGTACCTGCTGGATCAGCGGATTTTGCCATTCGAGGAAACCTGGATCGCCTACACCAGCGCCGCGGGTGTGGCCGAGGCCATTCGCTCGATGGTGGTGCGCGGCGCTCCGGCGATTGGCATCAGTGCTGCGTATGCCATGGTGCTATCGGCCCGCGCTCGCATTGCCGAGGGCGGCGACTGGCAGGCGGCGTGGGAAGAGGATTACGCGTTGCTGGCCGATTCCCGTCCCACGGCGGTGAACCTGTTCTGGGCCTTGAGTCGCATGCGTGATCGCCTGGATCGTCTCAAGGGCGATGCGGATCCTCTCGCGGCGCTGGAGGCGGAAGCCATGGCCATTCACGAAAGTGATCGCGAAGCTAACCTGACCATGGCGCAACTGGGTGTGGACCTGATCCGCAAGCACCAGGGCAATGCCCAGGCGATCCTCACTCACTGCAACACCGGCGCCCTGGCGACTGGCGGTTTCGGTACGGCGCTGGGGGTGATCCGCGGCGCGTTCATCGAAGGCATGGTTGAACGCGTCTACGCCGATGAAACCCGCCCGTGGCTGCAAGGTTCGCGGCTGACTGCGTGGGAACTGGCCAACGAAGGCATCCCGGTAACGCTCAACGCTGACTCCGCCGCCGCGCACATCATGAAGACCAAAGGCATCACCTGGGTGATCGTCGGCGCCGACCGGATCACCGCCAATGGCGACGTGGCCAACAAGATCGGCACCTATCAACTGGCGGTCAGCGCCATGCACCACGGCGTGCGGTTCATGGTGGTGGCGCCGAGTTCGACCATCGACATGAGCCTGGCCAGTGGCGACGATATTCCCATCGAAGAGCGCGCCGGCAGCGAACTGCTGGACGTTGGCGGCAAGCGGGTGGGGGCGGATGTCGAGGCGTTCAACCCGGTGTTCGACGTGACCCCGGCGGACCTGATCGATGCGATCGTCACCGAGAAGGGCATCGTCGAGCGGCCGGATACGGCGAAAATGGCGCAGTTGATGTGCCGCAAGCGTCTGCATTGA
- the serC gene encoding 3-phosphoserine/phosphohydroxythreonine transaminase gives MSKRAYNFCAGPAALPEAVLKRAQGELLDWHGKGLSVMEMSHRSDEFVSIATKAEQDLRDLLNIPSNYKVLFLQGGASQQFAQIPLNLLPEGGSADYIDTGIWSQKAIEEASRYGHVNVAATAKPYDYFAIPGQNEWSLSKDAAYVHYAPNETIGGLEFNWIPETGDVPLVADMSSDILSRPVDISRFGMIYAGAQKNIGPSGILVNIIREDLLGHARSLCPTMLNYKVAADNGSMYNTPPTLAWYLSGLVFEWLKEQGGVEAIGKLNEVKQRTLYDFIDASGLYSNPINKSDRSWMNVPFRLADDRLDKPFLAGADERGLLNLKGHRSVGGMRASIYNAVDIVAVNALISYMAEFEKEHG, from the coding sequence GTGAGCAAGAGAGCCTATAACTTCTGTGCCGGTCCTGCGGCGCTGCCTGAAGCTGTCCTGAAGCGCGCTCAGGGTGAACTCCTCGATTGGCACGGCAAGGGCCTGTCGGTCATGGAAATGAGCCATCGCAGCGATGAGTTCGTGTCCATCGCGACCAAGGCCGAGCAGGATCTGCGTGATCTGCTGAATATCCCTTCGAACTATAAAGTGCTGTTCCTGCAAGGCGGCGCCAGCCAGCAATTTGCCCAGATCCCGCTGAACCTGTTGCCTGAAGGCGGCTCGGCCGACTATATCGACACTGGTATCTGGTCGCAGAAAGCCATCGAAGAAGCTTCGCGTTACGGTCACGTCAACGTTGCCGCTACCGCCAAGCCTTACGACTATTTCGCCATTCCCGGCCAGAACGAGTGGAGCCTGTCGAAAGACGCGGCCTACGTTCACTACGCGCCGAACGAAACCATCGGCGGCCTGGAATTCAACTGGATCCCGGAAACCGGCGACGTTCCGCTGGTGGCCGACATGTCTTCGGACATCCTCTCGCGTCCGGTGGATATCTCGCGTTTCGGCATGATCTACGCCGGCGCCCAGAAAAACATCGGCCCGAGCGGCATCCTGGTGAACATCATCCGCGAAGACCTGCTCGGTCACGCCCGCTCCCTGTGCCCGACCATGCTCAATTACAAGGTCGCAGCCGATAACGGCTCGATGTACAACACGCCGCCGACCCTGGCCTGGTACTTGTCGGGCCTGGTATTCGAGTGGCTGAAAGAGCAGGGTGGGGTTGAAGCCATCGGCAAGCTCAATGAAGTCAAACAGCGCACACTGTACGATTTCATCGACGCCAGCGGCCTGTACAGCAACCCGATCAACAAGTCGGACCGCTCGTGGATGAACGTGCCGTTCCGTCTGGCCGACGATCGCCTGGACAAGCCATTCCTGGCCGGTGCCGACGAACGTGGCCTGCTGAACCTCAAGGGTCACCGTTCCGTGGGCGGCATGCGCGCCTCCATCTATAACGCCGTCGATATCGTTGCGGTCAACGCACTGATTTCGTACATGGCAGAGTTCGAGAAGGAACACGGCTAA
- a CDS encoding TRZ/ATZ family hydrolase, which produces MPKPAVALDLLLLPTWLVPVEPAGVVLKEHGLGIRDGRIVFIGPRAEALKCNATEIRELPDVLLAPGLINAHGHAAMTLFRGLADDLPLMTWLENHIWPAEAKWVDEDFVRDGTDLAIAEQIKGGITCFSDMYFFPKVASERVHNSGIRAQIAIPILDFPIPGAATADEAIRQGVELFGDLKHHERIKITFGPHAPYTVGDENLEKIRVIAEELDAAIHMHVHETAFEVQQSLEQRGERPLARLGRLGLLGPRFQAVHMTQISDEDLALLVESNTNVIHCPESNLKLASGFCPVERLWQAGVNVAVGTDGAASNNDLDLLGETRTAALLAKAVAGSATALDAHRALRMATLNGARALGIEAEVGSLEIGKAADIVAFDLSGLAQQPIYDPVSQLIYATGRDCVKHLWVAGKQLLDDKRLTRLDEAQLCATAKAWGQRISGHTES; this is translated from the coding sequence ATGCCGAAACCTGCCGTTGCGCTCGACTTATTATTGCTGCCGACCTGGCTGGTACCCGTCGAACCCGCTGGCGTGGTCCTCAAAGAGCACGGCCTGGGCATCCGCGACGGTCGTATCGTGTTTATCGGCCCGCGCGCCGAAGCGCTGAAGTGTAACGCGACTGAAATCCGCGAGCTGCCGGATGTTTTGCTCGCCCCCGGCCTGATCAACGCCCATGGTCACGCGGCGATGACGCTGTTCCGTGGCCTGGCCGATGACCTGCCGCTGATGACCTGGCTGGAAAACCACATCTGGCCGGCCGAGGCCAAGTGGGTCGATGAAGATTTCGTGCGCGATGGCACGGACCTGGCGATCGCCGAGCAGATAAAAGGTGGCATCACCTGCTTCTCTGACATGTATTTCTTCCCCAAGGTTGCCAGCGAACGCGTGCATAACAGCGGGATTCGCGCACAAATCGCCATTCCAATTCTCGATTTCCCGATCCCAGGTGCAGCCACGGCGGACGAAGCCATTCGTCAGGGCGTCGAACTGTTCGGCGATTTGAAACATCACGAGCGGATCAAAATCACCTTCGGCCCCCACGCGCCTTACACCGTGGGCGACGAAAACCTGGAGAAGATCCGGGTGATTGCCGAAGAGCTGGACGCTGCAATCCACATGCACGTCCACGAAACCGCGTTCGAAGTGCAGCAATCGCTGGAACAGCGTGGCGAACGCCCGCTGGCCCGCCTCGGACGCCTGGGCTTGCTCGGGCCGCGCTTCCAGGCGGTTCACATGACCCAGATCAGCGATGAAGACCTTGCCTTGCTGGTAGAAAGCAACACCAATGTGATTCATTGCCCGGAATCGAACCTTAAGCTGGCCAGTGGTTTCTGCCCGGTGGAGCGCCTGTGGCAGGCCGGGGTGAACGTCGCGGTCGGCACCGACGGCGCGGCCAGCAATAATGACCTGGACCTGCTCGGCGAAACCCGCACCGCCGCGTTGCTGGCCAAGGCGGTCGCCGGCTCGGCCACGGCGCTGGACGCCCATCGCGCATTGCGCATGGCGACCCTTAACGGTGCGCGCGCCCTCGGGATCGAAGCAGAAGTCGGTTCGCTTGAAATCGGCAAGGCGGCGGACATCGTTGCCTTTGACCTTTCCGGCCTGGCGCAGCAACCGATCTATGACCCGGTGTCACAACTGATCTACGCCACTGGCCGCGACTGCGTGAAACACCTGTGGGTCGCCGGCAAGCAACTGCTCGACGACAAGCGCCTGACGCGCCTGGATGAAGCACAACTGTGCGCCACGGCCAAGGCCTGGGGCCAGCGCATCAGCGGCCACACCGAATCGTAA
- the gyrA gene encoding DNA gyrase subunit A, with product MGELAKEILPVNIEDELKQSYLDYAMSVIVGRALPDARDGLKPVHRRVLFAMSELGNDFNKPYKKSARVVGDVIGKYHPHGDTAVYDTIVRMAQPFSLRYLLVDGQGNFGSVDGDNAAAMRYTEVRMTKLAHELLADLHKETVDWVPNYDGTEMIPAVMPTRIPNLLVNGSSGIAVGMATNIPPHNLGEVIDGCLALIDNPELTIDELMQYIPGPDFPTAAIINGRAGIIEAYRTGRGRIYMRARSMIEDIDKVGGRQQIVITELPYQLNKARLIEKIAELVKEKKLEGITELRDESDKDGMRVVIELRRGEVPEVILNNLYAQTQLQAVFGINIVALIDGRPRILNLKDLLEAFVRHRREVVTRRTVFELRKARERGHILEGQAVALSNIDPVIALIKASPTPSEAKEALIKTAWESSAVVAMVERAGADSCRPETLDPQYGLREGKYFLSPEQAQAILELRLHRLTGLEHEKLLAEYQEILNQIGELIRILSSATRLMEVIREELEVIRAEYGDVRRTEILDARLDLTLGDMIPEEERVVTISHGGYAKTQPLAAYQAQRRGGKGKSATGVKDEDYIAHLLVANSHTTLLLFSSKGKVYWLKTYEIPEASRAARGRPLVNLLPLDSDEYITTMLPVDEYTEGHFIFMATAKGTVKKTPLESFSRQRSVGLIALELDEGDVLISASITDGSREVMLFSDGGKVTRFKETDVRAMGRTARGVRGMRLPEGQKLISMLIPEEGSQILTASARGYGKRTAITEFPEYKRGGQGVIAMVSNDRNGRLVGAVQVLDGEEIMLISDQGTLVRTRVDEVSSLGRNTQGVTLIKLASDEKLVGLERVQEPSEVEGAELEGEEGEEGAVFDGEVVIDDIAEDQQLDAAADEEPQE from the coding sequence ATGGGCGAACTGGCCAAAGAAATCCTCCCGGTCAATATCGAAGACGAGCTGAAGCAGTCCTACCTCGACTACGCGATGAGCGTAATTGTCGGGCGGGCACTGCCGGATGCGCGCGATGGCTTGAAGCCCGTGCACCGGCGTGTGCTGTTCGCGATGAGCGAGCTGGGCAACGACTTCAACAAGCCGTACAAGAAATCTGCCCGTGTTGTCGGTGACGTGATCGGTAAGTATCACCCTCACGGTGATACCGCGGTGTACGACACCATCGTTCGGATGGCGCAGCCATTCTCCTTGCGCTACCTGCTGGTAGACGGTCAGGGCAACTTCGGTTCGGTGGACGGCGACAACGCCGCCGCCATGCGATACACCGAAGTGCGCATGACCAAGCTGGCGCACGAGCTGCTGGCTGACCTGCATAAAGAAACCGTGGACTGGGTGCCGAACTACGACGGCACCGAAATGATCCCCGCGGTCATGCCGACCCGTATTCCCAACCTGCTGGTCAACGGCTCCAGCGGTATCGCCGTGGGCATGGCGACCAACATCCCGCCGCACAACCTCGGTGAAGTCATCGACGGTTGCCTGGCCCTCATCGACAACCCTGAGTTGACCATCGATGAGCTGATGCAATACATCCCCGGTCCGGACTTCCCGACCGCCGCGATCATCAACGGTCGCGCCGGCATCATCGAAGCCTACCGTACCGGTCGCGGCCGCATTTACATGCGTGCCCGCTCGATGATTGAAGACATCGACAAGGTCGGTGGTCGTCAGCAGATCGTCATCACCGAACTGCCTTACCAGCTGAACAAGGCCCGTCTGATCGAGAAGATCGCCGAGCTGGTAAAAGAGAAAAAGCTGGAAGGCATCACCGAACTGCGCGACGAGTCCGACAAAGACGGTATGCGCGTCGTGATCGAGCTGCGTCGTGGCGAAGTGCCTGAGGTGATCCTCAACAACCTCTACGCCCAGACCCAGCTGCAAGCAGTGTTTGGTATCAACATCGTTGCGCTGATCGACGGCCGTCCGCGGATCCTGAACCTCAAGGACCTGCTGGAAGCCTTCGTCCGTCACCGTCGCGAAGTGGTGACCCGCCGTACCGTGTTCGAGCTGCGTAAAGCCCGCGAACGTGGTCACATCCTGGAAGGTCAAGCGGTTGCCCTGTCGAACATCGACCCGGTCATCGCCCTGATCAAGGCTTCGCCGACGCCATCGGAAGCCAAAGAAGCGCTGATCAAGACCGCGTGGGAATCTTCCGCCGTGGTCGCAATGGTTGAGCGTGCCGGTGCCGATTCCTGCCGTCCAGAGACGCTGGATCCGCAATACGGCCTGCGTGAAGGCAAGTACTTCCTCTCGCCAGAACAGGCGCAAGCCATTCTGGAACTGCGTCTGCACCGTTTGACCGGTCTGGAACACGAGAAGCTGCTGGCCGAGTACCAAGAGATCCTCAACCAGATCGGCGAGCTGATCCGCATCCTCAGCAGCGCCACGCGCCTGATGGAAGTGATCCGCGAAGAACTGGAAGTGATCCGTGCCGAATACGGCGACGTGCGCCGCACCGAAATTCTCGATGCCCGTCTCGACCTGACCCTGGGTGACATGATCCCGGAAGAAGAGCGCGTCGTGACCATTTCCCACGGTGGCTACGCCAAGACCCAGCCATTGGCTGCGTACCAGGCCCAGCGTCGTGGCGGTAAAGGCAAATCGGCCACCGGCGTCAAGGATGAGGACTACATCGCTCACCTGCTGGTCGCCAACAGCCACACCACGCTGCTGCTGTTCTCCAGCAAAGGCAAGGTGTACTGGCTGAAAACCTACGAAATCCCGGAAGCCTCCCGCGCTGCCCGTGGTCGTCCGTTGGTCAACCTGCTGCCGCTGGACAGTGATGAATACATCACCACCATGCTGCCGGTCGATGAATACACCGAAGGTCACTTCATCTTCATGGCCACTGCCAAAGGCACCGTGAAGAAGACCCCGCTGGAATCCTTCAGCCGTCAGCGCAGCGTAGGCCTGATCGCGCTGGAGCTGGACGAAGGCGACGTGCTGATTTCTGCTTCCATTACTGATGGCAGCCGCGAAGTCATGCTGTTCTCCGACGGCGGCAAGGTGACTCGCTTCAAGGAAACGGACGTTCGCGCCATGGGCCGTACGGCTCGCGGTGTTCGCGGCATGCGTCTGCCGGAAGGCCAGAAGCTGATTTCCATGCTGATCCCGGAAGAAGGCAGCCAGATCCTGACCGCTTCGGCCCGTGGTTATGGCAAGCGCACGGCGATCACCGAGTTCCCTGAGTACAAGCGTGGCGGTCAGGGCGTTATCGCCATGGTCAGCAACGACCGTAACGGCCGACTGGTCGGTGCCGTCCAGGTGCTCGACGGCGAGGAAATCATGCTGATTTCCGACCAGGGCACCCTGGTTCGTACGCGTGTCGACGAAGTCTCCAGCCTGGGTCGCAACACCCAGGGCGTGACCTTGATCAAACTGGCCAGCGATGAAAAGCTGGTCGGTCTGGAACGGGTTCAGGAGCCATCGGAAGTCGAAGGCGCAGAGCTGGAAGGTGAAGAGGGCGAAGAAGGTGCAGTGTTCGACGGTGAAGTCGTGATCGACGACATTGCCGAAGACCAGCAACTCGACGCCGCAGCCGACGAAGAGCCGCAGGAATAA
- a CDS encoding bifunctional prephenate dehydrogenase/3-phosphoshikimate 1-carboxyvinyltransferase produces MIGRLVVVGLGLIGGSFAKGLRESGLCREVVGVDLDPQSRKLAVELGVVDRCEEDLAVACQGADVIQLAVPILAMEKMLGQLAGMDLGQAILTDVGSAKGNVVRAATVAFGGMPARFVPGHPIAGSEQSGVEASNAELFRRHKVILTPLDQTDPAALAVVDRLWRELGADVEHMQVERHDEVLAATSHLPHLLAFGLVDSLAKRNENLEIFRYAAGGFRDFTRIAGSDPVMWHDIFLANREAVLRTLDTFRSDLDALRDAVDAGDGHQLLGVFTRARVAREHFSKILARRAYVDAMNSNDLIFLGQPGGRLTGRIRVPGDKSISHRSIMLGSLAEGTTEVEGFLEGEDALATLQAFRDMGVVIEGPHHGRVTIHGVGLHGLKPAPGPIYLGNSGTSMRLLSGLLAAQSFDSTLTGDASLSKRPMNRVANPLREMGAVIETAEEGRPPMTIRGGNKLKGLTYTMPMASAQVKSCLLLAGLYAEGKTTVTEPAPTRDHTERMLRGFGYPVTVNGATASVESGHKLTATQIEVPGDISSSAFFLVAASIAEGSELVLEHVGINPTRTGVIDILRLMGADITLENQREVGGEPVADLRVRAAKLKGIEIPEALVPLAIDEFPVLFVAAACAEGRTILRGAEELRVKESDRIQVMADGLLALGVKCEPTPDGIIIDGGLIGGGEVHGHGDHRIAMAFSVASLRATAPIRIHDCANVATSFPNFLALCAQVGIRVAQEAQS; encoded by the coding sequence ATGATCGGGCGCCTGGTGGTGGTCGGTCTGGGGTTGATCGGTGGTTCGTTTGCCAAGGGGTTGCGCGAAAGCGGCTTGTGCCGCGAAGTGGTCGGGGTCGACCTCGATCCGCAGTCGCGCAAACTGGCGGTTGAGCTGGGCGTGGTGGATCGTTGCGAAGAAGACCTGGCGGTTGCTTGTCAGGGCGCCGACGTGATTCAACTGGCCGTGCCGATTCTCGCCATGGAAAAAATGCTCGGCCAGTTGGCGGGCATGGACCTGGGGCAAGCGATCCTGACCGACGTCGGCAGTGCCAAAGGCAATGTGGTGCGTGCGGCCACTGTAGCGTTCGGCGGCATGCCGGCGCGTTTCGTGCCGGGGCATCCGATTGCCGGTTCCGAGCAGAGTGGGGTGGAAGCCTCCAATGCCGAGTTGTTCCGGCGCCATAAAGTGATTTTGACGCCGCTGGATCAAACCGATCCGGCAGCCCTGGCCGTGGTCGACCGTTTGTGGCGCGAATTGGGCGCCGATGTCGAGCACATGCAGGTCGAGCGCCACGACGAAGTGTTGGCGGCGACCAGCCATTTGCCGCACCTGTTGGCGTTCGGTTTGGTCGATTCACTGGCCAAGCGCAATGAAAATCTTGAGATCTTCCGTTACGCTGCGGGCGGTTTCCGCGATTTCACAAGAATCGCCGGAAGCGACCCGGTCATGTGGCACGACATCTTCCTCGCCAATCGCGAAGCTGTCCTGCGCACACTCGATACATTTCGCAGCGACCTCGACGCCTTGCGCGACGCGGTCGATGCAGGGGATGGGCATCAATTGCTGGGCGTGTTCACGCGCGCCCGGGTTGCCCGCGAACATTTCAGTAAAATCCTGGCCCGCCGGGCTTATGTGGACGCTATGAACTCCAACGACCTGATTTTCCTGGGACAACCTGGTGGCCGCCTGACTGGGCGGATTCGTGTACCGGGCGACAAGTCCATTTCCCACCGTTCGATCATGCTCGGCTCCCTGGCCGAAGGCACCACCGAAGTGGAAGGTTTCCTTGAGGGCGAAGATGCCCTGGCGACCTTGCAAGCCTTCCGCGACATGGGTGTCGTGATCGAAGGTCCGCACCACGGTCGTGTGACCATTCACGGCGTCGGCCTGCATGGCCTGAAGCCTGCGCCAGGTCCGATCTATCTGGGCAACTCTGGCACGTCGATGCGTCTGCTGTCCGGCCTGTTGGCCGCGCAGAGCTTCGACAGCACCCTGACCGGTGATGCCTCGCTGTCCAAGCGTCCGATGAATCGCGTGGCCAATCCGCTGCGTGAAATGGGTGCCGTGATCGAGACCGCTGAAGAAGGTCGTCCACCGATGACCATTCGTGGCGGCAACAAGCTTAAAGGCCTGACCTACACCATGCCGATGGCCAGCGCCCAGGTTAAATCCTGCCTGCTGCTGGCCGGTCTGTACGCTGAAGGCAAGACCACCGTCACCGAGCCGGCACCGACCCGCGACCACACTGAGCGCATGCTGCGTGGCTTCGGCTATCCGGTTACGGTCAACGGCGCTACCGCGTCGGTCGAGTCCGGCCACAAACTGACTGCGACCCAAATCGAAGTGCCGGGCGACATCTCTTCGTCGGCGTTCTTCCTGGTGGCCGCGTCGATCGCCGAAGGTTCGGAGCTGGTGCTGGAACACGTCGGCATCAACCCGACCCGTACCGGCGTGATCGACATCCTGCGTTTGATGGGGGCGGACATCACCCTGGAAAACCAGCGTGAAGTCGGCGGCGAACCTGTGGCTGACTTGCGCGTGCGAGCAGCTAAACTCAAGGGTATCGAGATCCCTGAGGCGCTGGTGCCGCTGGCCATCGACGAGTTCCCGGTGCTGTTCGTGGCCGCGGCCTGCGCCGAAGGGCGCACCATCTTGCGCGGCGCCGAAGAGTTGCGAGTCAAGGAGTCGGACCGGATCCAGGTCATGGCTGATGGCTTGCTGGCGTTGGGCGTCAAGTGCGAGCCGACCCCGGACGGCATCATCATCGACGGCGGCCTGATCGGCGGCGGCGAAGTGCACGGTCACGGCGATCACCGGATCGCGATGGCTTTCAGCGTGGCTTCGTTGCGCGCCACCGCACCGATCCGCATTCATGACTGCGCCAACGTCGCGACTTCGTTCCCGAATTTCCTCGCGCTGTGCGCGCAGGTCGGTATCCGTGTTGCACAAGAGGCTCAGTCGTGA
- the hisC gene encoding histidinol-phosphate transaminase → MSGDFLALAQPGVQQLSPYVPGKPVDELARELDIDPAKIVKLASNENPLGASPKALAAIREELAELTRYPDGNGFALKTLLAEQCRVELNQVTLGNGSNDILELVARAYLAPGLNAVFSEHAFAVYPIVTQAVGAQAKVIPAKDWGHDLPAMLAAIDADTRVVFIANPNNPTGTWFGAEALDEFLQDVPAHVLVVLDEAYIEYAEGSDLPDGLDFLAAYPNLLVSRTFSKAYGLAALRVGYGLSTAVVADVLNRVRQPFNVNSLALAAACAALQDAEYLAESRRLNEAGMLQLQAGFRELGLSWIPSKGNFICVDLGQVAAPVFQGLLREGVIVRPVANYGMPNHLRITIGLPAENSRFLEALTKVLACG, encoded by the coding sequence ATGAGTGGTGACTTCCTCGCTCTGGCACAGCCGGGCGTGCAACAACTTTCGCCGTACGTTCCGGGCAAGCCTGTGGACGAACTGGCGCGCGAGCTGGACATCGATCCGGCCAAAATCGTCAAACTGGCCAGCAATGAAAACCCGCTGGGTGCCAGTCCGAAGGCCTTGGCCGCGATTCGCGAAGAATTGGCCGAGCTGACCCGCTATCCCGACGGCAACGGCTTTGCGCTCAAGACCCTGCTGGCCGAGCAGTGCCGCGTCGAACTCAATCAGGTGACGCTGGGCAACGGCTCCAACGACATTCTGGAACTGGTCGCGCGTGCCTATCTGGCGCCGGGCCTGAATGCGGTGTTCAGCGAGCACGCGTTTGCGGTCTATCCGATCGTCACGCAAGCCGTTGGCGCACAGGCCAAAGTGATTCCTGCCAAAGACTGGGGCCACGATCTGCCGGCCATGCTGGCCGCGATTGATGCCGACACCCGCGTGGTGTTCATCGCCAACCCGAACAACCCGACCGGGACCTGGTTCGGCGCCGAAGCGCTGGACGAATTCCTTCAGGACGTCCCGGCCCATGTGCTGGTGGTGCTGGACGAGGCCTACATCGAATACGCCGAAGGCAGCGATTTGCCGGATGGCCTGGACTTCCTCGCGGCGTATCCGAACCTGCTGGTATCGCGCACCTTCTCCAAGGCCTATGGCCTGGCGGCGCTGCGGGTCGGTTATGGTTTATCGACCGCGGTGGTGGCCGATGTGCTGAACCGTGTGCGCCAGCCGTTCAACGTCAACAGCCTGGCCCTGGCCGCTGCGTGCGCTGCGCTGCAGGACGCCGAATACCTGGCGGAAAGCCGTCGCCTGAACGAAGCCGGCATGCTGCAACTGCAAGCAGGTTTCCGTGAGCTGGGGCTGAGCTGGATTCCGTCGAAAGGCAACTTCATCTGCGTCGACCTGGGGCAGGTCGCTGCGCCGGTCTTCCAGGGCTTGCTGCGCGAAGGCGTGATCGTGCGTCCGGTGGCCAATTACGGCATGCCCAACCACTTGCGTATCACCATCGGTCTGCCGGCTGAGAACAGCCGCTTCCTTGAGGCGCTGACCAAGGTTCTGGCTTGTGGTTGA
- the pheA gene encoding prephenate dehydratase — protein MSEQELKALRVRIDALDTKVLELISERARCAQEVARVKMASLAEGEVPVFYRPEREAQVLKRVMERNQGPLGNEEMARLFREIMSSCLALEQPLKVAYLGPEGTFTQAAAMKHFGHAVISKPMAAIDEVFREVAAGAVNFGVVPVENSTEGAVNHTLDSFLEHDMVICGEVELRIHHHLLVGENTKTDSISRIYSHAQSLAQCRKWLDAHYPNVERVAVSSNAEAAKRVKGEWNSAAIAGDMAAGLYGLTRLAEKIEDRPDNSTRFLMIGSQEVPPTGDDKTSIIVSMSNKPGALHELLVPFHDNGIDLTRIETRPSRSGKWTYVFFIDFVGHHRDPLIKGVLEKISQEAVALKVLGSYPKAVL, from the coding sequence ATGTCTGAGCAAGAACTCAAGGCACTGCGCGTTCGCATTGATGCCCTGGACACCAAAGTCCTGGAGCTGATCAGCGAGCGTGCACGCTGCGCCCAGGAAGTTGCGCGAGTAAAGATGGCCTCGCTGGCCGAAGGCGAAGTGCCGGTGTTCTATCGTCCTGAGCGTGAAGCTCAGGTGCTCAAGCGCGTGATGGAACGCAACCAGGGGCCGCTGGGCAACGAAGAGATGGCGCGGCTGTTTCGCGAAATCATGTCCTCGTGCCTGGCCCTCGAGCAGCCGCTGAAAGTGGCTTACCTCGGCCCTGAAGGTACCTTCACCCAGGCCGCAGCCATGAAGCATTTCGGCCACGCTGTAATCAGCAAGCCGATGGCGGCGATCGACGAAGTGTTCCGTGAAGTGGCGGCCGGTGCGGTAAATTTTGGCGTGGTCCCGGTGGAAAACTCCACCGAAGGCGCGGTCAACCACACCCTCGACAGCTTCCTCGAACACGACATGGTGATCTGTGGCGAAGTCGAGTTGCGGATCCACCATCATCTGTTGGTTGGTGAAAACACCAAGACCGACAGCATCAGTCGCATCTATTCCCACGCTCAGTCCCTGGCCCAGTGCCGCAAGTGGCTGGACGCCCATTACCCGAATGTCGAGCGCGTGGCGGTGTCCAGCAACGCCGAAGCGGCCAAGCGGGTCAAGGGTGAGTGGAACTCGGCGGCGATTGCCGGCGACATGGCGGCAGGCTTGTACGGGCTGACCCGTCTGGCCGAGAAAATCGAGGATCGCCCGGACAACTCCACGCGCTTCCTGATGATCGGCAGCCAGGAAGTGCCGCCGACCGGCGACGACAAGACTTCGATCATCGTTTCCATGAGCAACAAACCCGGCGCGTTGCACGAGTTGCTGGTGCCGTTCCACGACAACGGCATCGATCTGACACGGATCGAGACCCGTCCGTCGCGCAGCGGTAAATGGACCTACGTGTTCTTCATCGACTTCGTCGGCCACCACCGCGATCCATTGATCAAAGGTGTACTGGAAAAGATCAGTCAGGAAGCAGTAGCACTCAAAGTGCTGGGTTCCTACCCGAAAGCCGTTCTATAA